The Anoplopoma fimbria isolate UVic2021 breed Golden Eagle Sablefish chromosome 20, Afim_UVic_2022, whole genome shotgun sequence genome includes a window with the following:
- the ube2s gene encoding ubiquitin-conjugating enzyme E2 S, translating to MNSNVENLPPHVLRLVYKEISALAADPPEGIKIYPSEEDITELHTAIEGPEGTPFAGGVFRMRLVLGKDFPAVPPKGYFLTKIFHPNVGHKGEICVNVLKRDWKAELGLRHVLLTIKCLLIHPNPESALNEEAGRLLLEDYAEYESRARLLTEIHALGGTSGEPQDPNDGPQPKKHAGDPMKRAGPSAASVPAALGNGASGASTTSSSSSTNVAGKKKADKKRALRRL from the exons ATG aaCTCCAATGTGGAGAATTTGCCTCCTCATGTTCTTCGCTTGGTCTATAAAGAAATTTCAGCTTTAGCAGCAGACCCGCCTGAGGGTATCAAGATTTATCCCAGTGAGGAAGACATAACAGAGCTACATACAGCAATCGAAGGACCAG AGGGAACTCCGTTTGCTGGTGGCGTTTTCCGAATGCGTCTGGTCCTCGGGAAGGACTTCCCTGCGGTTCCACCCAAGGGGTATTTCCTGACCAAGATTTTTCATCCCAATGTGGGTCACAAGGGAGAGATCTGTGTCAACGTGCTGAAGAGGGACTGGAAGGCAGAACTCGGCCTCAGACATGTGTTACTT ACAATCAAGTGTCTTCTCATCCATCCAAATCCGGAGTCGGCTCTGAACGAAGAGGCCGGGCGTTTGCTGTTAGAGGACTATGCAGAATATGAGTCCCGTGCTCGTCTGCTCACAGAGATCCACGCACTGGGCGGGACCTCGGGGGAACCTCAGGACCCTAATGACGGCCCACAGCCGAAGAAGCACGCAGGTGACCCCATGAAGAGAGCGGGGCCCAGTGCAGCATCTGTGCCTGCAGCTCTGGGTAACGGGGCCAGTGGAGCCAGTACCaccagcagtagtagtagcactAATGTAGCAGggaaaaagaaagcagataaGAAGCGTGCGTTGAGGCGACTTTAA
- the LOC129110240 gene encoding uncharacterized protein LOC129110240 produces MTPTTNLLVLAVSLLSLLTAPLTTVAETSPSPPPQQIDRSQRPFTTEPKAGPSPAFLLLAMQANIRPAALQGRTKTPEKLPETSEGVLEAPPRPLPQVMFPKNVTSSEALAPPLGAAQVKPRMMDIWIDVCRGYYDVMGHFDSAFNCSKDTFIHCCGTCHYRFCCPERSRQLDQDNCKNYDSPDWAKPQTDAMMLPDDLGSDPDFDPLKQQSHNTGFVIGGVIVFMVAVAVGIKVVFNKVQQEANQRDLNMPRALVDMLRHQSSPVQQDERNNSVALAVGDGQGTLGRLPKNHYAPGLPSKDNRLGNLQHNFIHSSGTSPKHTATIERTPRMNNAQLAAGGTLLSSKHNNTKSQPAFHHSLHNLAQLPPSYESATKPELNRYSSLKRLEKGLDEYSSGYCTTKRRPHTAQPALQSSQHHLHWGGDYTLSGRGTLPRHAVRPWIPPPPSGMPASPTPNPYPLDPPEPQYNPNYDTLSKAPRKVKSSDQLLNMGDVPGNTGTLSRLSKNQQHQYYKAMAASNKNSNTQTLTRKPQDRQDRQDRQDRQDRQDRQDRQDRQDRQDRQDRQDRQDRQERLLMSPDHLEERMGVGGMGVGGMGVDPYAHTGGIVPTLPRQQKAQSQQNVCATPSLDRHHMIKMNSHPTSGREQERSTAMTGHMSGGMGWAGETPGQGVVMGTGTLGGHSARRMAFAAKRQNTIEQLHFIPGGGAAGVGRKWRRESGDQDGE; encoded by the exons ATGACGCCCACCACCAATCTCCTAGTCCTCGCTGTctccctgctctccctcctTACTGCCCCGCTCACCACTGTCGCGGAGACCTCTCCGTCCCCccctcctcagcagatagaccGCTCACAGAGGCCTTTCACCACGGAGCCCAAGGCTGGCCCCAGCCCCGCTTTCCTGCTCCTCGCCATGCAGGCCAATATCAGGCCGGCAGCTCTCCAAGGCAGGACCAAAACTCCTGAGAAACTTCCAGAAACCTCAGAGGGAGTTCTGGAGGCGCCTCCGAGACCCCTTCCCCAGGTCATGTTCCCCAAGAATGTGACTTCATCTGAGGCCCTTGCACCTCCCTTAGGCGCTGCCCAGGTCAAACCCCGTATGATGGACATATGGATTGATGTATGTCGGGGTTATTATGACGTCATGGGACACTTTGACAGCGCGTTCAACTGCTCCAAGGACACCTTCATCCATTGCTGTGGAACCTGCCACTACCGCTTCTGCTGCCCGGAGCGAAGCCGGCAACTGGACCAGGACAACTGTAAGAACTATGACTCTCCAGACTGGGCCAAGCCACAGACTGACGCCATGATGTTACCAGATGATTTAGGTTCTGACCCAGACTTTGATCCGCTGAAGCAGCAGAGCCACAACACGGGCTTCGTCATCGGAGGCGTGATTGTGTTCATGGTGGCTGTCGCCGTGGGCATCAAGGTGGTCTTCAACAAGGTGCAACAGGAAGCCAACCAAAGGGACCTCAATATGCCCAG AGCCCTGGTTGACATGTTGCGGCACCAGTCGAGCCCAGTCCAGCAAGATGAGAGAAACAACAGCGTGGCTTTGGCTGTCGGGGACGGACAGGGGACACTGGGGAGACTTCCGAAAAATCACTACGCCCCAGGACTGCCCAGCAAGGACAACAGat TGGGCAATTTGCAACACAATTTCATCCACTCATCAGGCACCAGCCCCAAACACACCGCAACTATCG AACGCACCCCTCGCATGAACAATGCTCAGCTGGCAGCTGGAGGCACCCTGCTTTCcagtaaacacaacaacaccaaATCCCAGCCGGCCTTCCACCACTCCCTGCACAACCTGGCTCAGCTGCCGCCTTCCTATGAGAGCGCCACCAAGCCGGAGCTCAACAGATACTCCTCGCTCAAACGCCTCG AGAAAGGTCTTGATGAGTACTCGTCTGGTTACTGCACCACCAAGCGACGGCCTCACACAGCCCAGCCGGCCCTCCAGTCCTCTCAGCACCACCTCCACTGGGGTGGAGACTACACCCTCAGTGGGAGAGGAACCCTCCCCAGACACGCAGTCCGTCCCTGGATCCCGCCGCCGCCTTCTGGTATGCCTGCCTCACCAACCCCCAACCCTTACCCTCTGGATCCCCCGGAGCCCCAGTACAACCCTAATTACGACACTCTCTCCAAGGCCCCGAGGAAAGTTAAATCCTCCGACCAGCTGCTCAACATGGGTGACGTCCCTGGCAACACAGGAACACTGTCCAGGTTGTCCAAGAACCAGCAACACCAGTACTACAAAGCCATGGCTGCCTCCAATAAGAACTCCAACACGCAGACCCTCACCAGGAAGCCCCAGGACAGGCAGGACAGGCAGGACAGGCAAGACAGGCAGGACAGGCAGGACAGGCAGGACCGGCAAGACAGGCAGGACAGGCAAGACAGGCAAGACAGGCAGGACAGGCAGGACAGGCAGGAACGGCTGCTCATGTCCCCGGACCAtttggaggagaggatgggggtCGGCGGGATGGGCGTCGGCGGGATGGGCGTCG ATCCATACGCCCACACAGGAGGGATCGTCCCCACGCTGCCTCGCCAGCAGAAGGCCCAGTCACAGCAGAACGTCTGCGCCACGCCCTCCCTTGACCGACACCACATGATCAAGATGAACTCTCACCCCACGTCCGGAcgagagcaggagaggagcaCGGCCATGACGGGGCACATGAGCGGGGGCATGGGCTGGGCAGGGGAAACGCCCGGGCAGGGGGTAGTCATGGGAACGGGAACGCTAGGGGGCCACAGCGCCAGGAGGATGGCTTTTGCAGCGAAACGGCAGAACACCATTGAGCAGCTACATTTCATACCAGGAGGGGGGGCGGCGGGGGTcggcaggaagtggaggagggagTCAGGGGATCAGGACGGGGAGTAA